In Setaria italica strain Yugu1 chromosome IX, Setaria_italica_v2.0, whole genome shotgun sequence, the genomic stretch CCAGTCATGCAACACTAGCGAGTGCAATTTATCCGTCGTACTAACTCGTAGGCTCGTAGCTCATATAAGGCATGCTGTCTGGTGCCTTTGGTAACAACTCAGGTGAATGGCACTATGGCACTAGTATATATAGTATATAAAAGGCGTAGGAGTGATTACAGTACCGGTTAGAGCTGGGATTTgggccgtgccgtgccggcccgACCCTCTCGTGCCTCGTGTCGCGTCATGCCTGAACTTCTAGTCACGTTAAGCACGTCGTGCCGTACTAGCTAGCATGGCACGATAAGTCTTTTACTAGGCACAAGCACGATCCGTGGCACGTCGGAACAACTTCATGCCGTGCCAGCCCAAGCACGACCCTCGCGATACATGTGCTTGTATTTTATTTGTGCTCATTTTACTTGCACATACTTTTGCTCTTATACGTAGGAAAAAATTCTAGAATTAATAGAGGAAACAAACATTATTATATAAATAGTGTAGGTGAATGTTATGACTGTCTGTGGCCATACGAGACTGTTAGTTATGAATGATCGTTATCATGATTCCTTACTTGTAAGATAGATTTTGTGGTTTTTTTCGTGGTAGTAGCTATGTTATGCTATATGACACATAGAACCAATGGTATTAAGACGATACAATCTATAAATGTGCTAATGGACCATTTTCATGCCGTGCCGACCCAAGCATGGTCCAAAATATGTGATGTGTTGTGCCACCCGCCGTGCCGAGATCCTAGACACGCACGGCCCTCGCGTTCGTGCCGTGCCGACACGGCCCAAAATTTATCGTGCCATGCCGTGCTTTGGGTTGTGCCAAAATGTCGTGCTTCAGGCGGCTCACAAATAGCATGGTCCAAAGTCCCAGTACCGGTTGGTTGATGAAGCATATTAAGAGCAACCAAATGACTAGCCCATTTCATTATTGCagtaaatattttatttattaagaACAAATGGGTTTTAGATATATGCAATCCAATTTGCCAAACTTTGGTTATCAATATCTTCAATACTTTAGATTAGACGTATGGGAATTAGAATTATTTTTCAGACAGATCCAAAAGACAACTAGGAAAACTGCAGGGCACCTTTATTTTGTTTACACCTTAGTCTCCCGAGGACCTTGCACCAGCATTTCAGACAGATCGATGCATGACTGAAAGCTCAAGTGTGTTGGCTATTCCTGGGCATATAACAGGTCCCGTGGTTCATTTATATATCGGCAACAGACGGAAAAGAACAAATGTGCAGGCATTTagttcctttttcctttttttgcctTATCTCATAAGCTGTGCTCCTCTGATCTTGAGAGCGTTCAGACTCGTGTGTGTGGGTGtgagtgtgcgtgtgtgtgtgtgtgggtgtgtgtgtgaGCTTTCGTACTCATATATGATATACCAGCAAAAACAAATTCTCAAAAGGGAGGGGATTTCATTAATTGAATAGAACAGCTAGTGCATCCCCACGTTACGAAcgacaaataaaaataaatgagAAACGCAAACAAGTACATGGAGAACTCCTTTGTAAACTCCCCGTGCTTCGAGGTCAATCACGAGCCGTGGAGGCGTCGCGCCGAAGCCGCCAAGCACCGCCACCCCTTCAAGAAGATGAAGCACGATAGTAACCTGACGACGCCATCTCCAAGGACGCTTAGCTCGGAGGAACCAAATTCTCATCTGCGCACCATCGGAAGATGAAGCAGGGAGAAACACAAGTGCCGCGTGATCCCTCAGCGTCCGCGAACTGTCACATCCTCAACACCACCACCCCGGCCAGCTCGTCGACGCCGAACTCACCGGAGAAACAGTATAGTAGAGGAAGAAAAGACTTGATGGACGCCATCCTGACGCCATAGAGACACAAAACCGCCTTTCTCTCCTTTAGCATGGGGATTAGGTCGGGAGGAGACATGTATCAGCATTCCTAACGCCGCTCATTCCAATTCGCGTGGAAGCATTACATCCCAAGCCCACCCCGTGGCTCGTATCAGGCACACGAGACTCACGAATTTTTCATGCGCGGTGGTCTCTGTCAAGAGCTGCAGGGGAACGGTATATAAAGGGAATGGGACACATAATATGACTTGGTAGATGAAAAGTTCAGTCTCATTGAGTGATACGTAGTCAAATTTATTACCTTGGGTATCGATATCTTTatggccccgtttgggtccaaggaattggaatctatttaatggagtaggctaatttatgttggaatgtggcattccacaactttccaaagtttagatataagcctatcttaaattcatggggtgggagatggaaattgattctatagattatggttattagatggaattcaattcttatagcacgctcttagactcgcttctctatagtagaagtgcagcatacaagtatctctcccatatcaccaactataatatacaactatattccacgtacaattatattagcttaattaatttgtgtctaaattatgattattaggatggaattcaattctaatgatccaaacggggcctatgAGGATTTGGATTagaaatatataaaaaatgaCCTTCGATATCATGCTGTATCATCTTGTTGCGAAAcatatattataaaaaataaccaaggaaagaaaaaaaaagtggtgGACCTGATTAAAAttagttacaacttacaagtgAGTGGTTCCATATATCTAACTCAAAATCGGACCTGTTTACCTACTGTTTATGTACAGAGAAAATTGAAAACCATCAGGATCGCCACCATCCATGTCTATCAGCCTGCCACTGAAGCTTCTGTTTTCGGGCGCGTTGAGTAAAAACAaatggcctgttcgcttcagcttatttagccagcttatcagccaccaaacagtattttcttctcacaacaaatcagctgtttcagcttttcagccagcttataagctgaagctaAAATTCCCATGTCTATCAGCCTGCCACTGAAGCTTCTGTTTTCGGGCGCGTTGAGTAAAAACAaatggcctgttcgcttcagcttatttagccggcttatcagccaccaaacagtattttcttctcacaacaaatcagccgtttcagcttttcagccagcttataagctgaagctaAAATTCCTAGCCGTCTACACTAGTGGATATAATCTACAGCAACAAGATTCACATCATGTTGCCGCACACTAGCAAATTTCTTACTGAAATTGTTTGTGACACCAGCAGTCTTACTGAAATTGCAGTACGGATTGACCGACATGGGGATGGCCGGATGGGGCATCCAAACGGCAGCCACATTTACACATCCGTCGTGGCTACCCGAGCCCAAGCACATCGCTAGGTACACTATACAAGCTGGGACTGGGAACCAACACGCTATCATTAGGCAATGCCTaattgtgcttttttttttcttttctgtgcaacgacatttttttcttttcttttgaatagaacAGTACATAATTATGCAACAACATCTGGAACATTGTCTAAGGTATAATGGCCAAGCCTTCCAGTTCGATAGAGATTGAGTAGTTTCAAAGCTACACATTTACATATATCCTCACTTGATTCAATGGAAACTTTGAAAACCTCCTGCAAGGATGTAAATTGGCAGTCTATCAATCTTCTGAATTCATCTTCCTTTCTAAGATCGCCCTTAAAAGATGATATAGTCTCAAAAAGCACTTGGCGCACAGCCTTCACGATGAAATCCTGCAAAATTGCAATAAAGCAGTACATACATTTGATATTAAAGAACTAACACGCTGCTAGTACAATTTTAAATCTTTAgaacaacaacaaagcctttttagtcccaagcaaagcaagttAGGGTAGGATGCAAATTGCTTGGGACTAAACAATttaaatctctctctctctctctgaaacATCTAGACATGAGAAATATGACAATTTGCTGTGGTATAAGCAACGAGAAATTGCACAAAAAAGTAAACCAGGCTGCAAGTTACAGTACATTGAACTCTAAACTCTTTGTGCACTCACCTGAGTATGATCTGAAACATATTGTCTTttcttgttgtggctcctggaGGTATTTGCATTACCACTATAAAAGCTGCTATCTCCCACTTGATTCAGGTTCTCCCATTTCATATATTCATGCGTCGAGTTCACGACCGCAAGAAGAAAATGTGCTATATCATACTCCTCTAAAAAGGATCCCTTGATTGCTCCTGCAAGAGAGTGTGCATGCATCAGATAGTAATAGTATGTAGTTGAAGTGAACCCAGAAGCTTTGAAGTAATTGGTACCTGTCAAAGCTAGTATGGGACCAGAATCATCATTTGCAAATCTCGGCGATAGAACACCAGGAGTGTCTAACACATATATATTCGGATGACTAGCAACCTTGTAGATCAATAAGCCTTGTAAGATGTAAATGTCATTTGACAATTAGATAGACAGCTGTTGAACGAAAAGCATGTTGAACTAGCCGCTTCCAGCACACACTGGAAATAGAAAAGGCACATGAACTGTTGACATTTCTACAGTAACCAATCTTCAGTTTTGTTGTCCTTTTCATGATAAATTAGACTTCTGGTTCATGCAGACTGTACTGCAGCATATCAACTTGTAACTGTGATATTTACTACCATCTGGAAAGTAGCTTTTTCATTTCACATGCTCTACAACATCCTACATGAGCTGTTCAAATTACCTTGTATCCACTTATGTCTCTAGTTTCTCCAGGATGGCTGCTCACAATCGCATGCTTCAGCTTTCCCTTCTCTGAACAGACAACAATCATTGGAGTATTGCAATCAGATACAAAACAAAGCAGGCACAACACAGATAACAGAGCAGCAACGACTAATCTGCATATATCACCTGCTGCCCCAATCCTCCCAATTTGATGCATTGCGTTAACAATGGCCGACTTCCCAACGTTAGGAATTCCGACCAGGAGGACCGTTCCTGTGCAATCTCTCTGGCCATGCTTGATCTCCCAGATCCTCGATTGCACAACACTCAATAACTACATAACAGTAAAAAATGCTAGCGTAATCAGACATAAAATCTGTAGTAGCATTGAATCGAAATCACCAAGCCAAATGTTTAAAATCCATCTACCACTGAGATAAACAAGCTAGTGCTCTACAACTACAAGCGACGCCGCCTACCTCCTTGATGCTTTCCCTGTTGTGCGAATTGACGGCTATGCACGGGCAGGCGCCCTGCTTCTTCACGTACGCCACCCACTTCTGCAGCACCAGAAGCAACACTCGtacatcagaattcagaaccaGCCATCAAATTTCCCCATCGCGCAGCGGAGGGTTGGGGCTTGATTACCTCGGTCTCGGACGGGTCAGCCAGGTCGGCCTTGTTGAGCACGACGACCCGCAGGCTGTCTGGATCcagaggccggcggcgacggagaggcTCGAACGCCGACGAGGCGGGAACGCGCGCGTCGCGGACCTCGAGGACGAGGTCGACGAGGGGGAGGCGGGTACGGATGGCGCGCTCGGCTGCAGCCATGTGGCGCCCGTACCACGCGCCGGAGAGATCGCGCACGGCCGCGCCCAGGCGGCGCGAaacggcctccgccgcggccgccgccatcggaGACGACGGGGCGGGAGACGAGAAGCGTGGGTTGGGACTGTGGAGCAGTCGTTGGATGGATGGGCTGGACCGGCCCACGTTCTGGGCCTTATCTGCAGGCCCATCGGGTGGTCGGTCCATTATCTTCCATTTTACGCCCGTCTGGGACACGGATTACGTTTGCGCTCTCTCACGAGTGCCTGGAACTTTGAATCGAATATTGCATATTCAGTATTTGAAACTCTCATGAAATTTATTTCGTAATTAGCTTGGTTgcggtaaaacttgttcaaatCGGAGTATCAGGTGGTCTTACAGGAAATCGAATTGCAGTGAAGGGGTGTTTGGAATTTTGGATACAAGGTACGatggtcacatcggatgttcggacgctaattagcaggattaaacatgagctaattataaaactaactgcaaaaccctatactaattcgcgagacgaatctattaaacctaattaatccatcattagcaaatggttactgtagcactacattgtcaaaaccatggactaattaggcttaatagattcgtctcgcgaattagactccatccgtgcaattacttttgtaattagactatatttaatacttctaattagtatctaaacatccgatatgacaggtaaACCTAAGGAGGtgttatccaaacacccccgaaatcAAGCAGCCCGAAATCAAGCAGTGCCTCGTTGGAACACGTAGATTTCACACATGTCGAGGCAGGGACCAAAACACAAGGTTCCTTCACTCTTCACTTCTTCACTGCAAAAACAGCGCGGCCCTATAGGGTGCGATTGGTTTCCTTCTGTGTCGAGCCTGGCTCGCACCACCCATCTAGGCTCCCGTCGGCCAAGCTCGTTAGATGCAACCCCTTTTTGATTGGTTGATGTTTGCATGAAGCCTGGCTCGCGTGGAAGTTGATTGGTTGTCTGCTCCGCTGCGTTTTTTTGCCTGCGCGCTGCATTCATGCATCTGCCGCTACATCCCGGGAGCCTGGCTCTGAAGATACGAAGGATTTGGTCGCATCGCGGGAGCTAGACTCCAGACGTCCTTTTGCATCCCGCGAGTTAGGCCCAACAAGCAGCGCAGGCAACCAATCGTATGGAGGTCGGATGCGGAGAGCTCGCATCCGGCCTCATGTCATCAGGGAACCAATCGCACCCATAGGCTCTGCCTATGCAAGAAAAAGGGAAGAGCGCACTCGTGATTGAAGTGCCTCGAAATTAACAAGCtcgctagcggcggcggcggcgactcgcCGTCCTCTCCTTTCGCCGTCAGATTCTGGGAATGACGGTGACCCCATTTTCCTCGCGATTCTCCCCCCTTTTGTCGTGAATAatgcttctccttctccatcACCGTGTTGTGTTGTGCTGcgttgttttcttttctttcttttatcttCTCGTTGCTGTCGAGCTAGCTATAGCTTAGCTAGCCTGCACTGCACTTTCCTGGCCGGTCGGCAAAGCACGGTGCACTATGCTTGAGAAACCGATGCAAATAAGGTTCCGCGTACGTGTGTGAGAGTTCGAGGCGAAGATTCAGATGCTGCCGTGAGGTGAATTTTCATTTGGTTGCTGGGCCTTGGCTGCTAAGTCATTCCTCTCCTTTTTCACCGTGGGAAGAAACTACCTCTAAGTAGATTGATTTTCCTCTTTCCCCTTTCACTCTACAGGGAAatcaatttcaaatttaaaGTCGATTGATCTTCCTCTTTCCTCTTTATCACTGGCCCGCGCCCCGCAGCGGCGACGCTcgtctcctccggcggcggcgcacccgcGGCAAGATCGAGCGGCCAGGAATTCACGTGGCAGGTAAATCGTGCGCAGGAGAGGAAGGGAAAGGAAAGGGTTGGAAAAGGGAGAAGAATGGAGGGGAAGGGGAATAGAAAAGGATCTACTGAAGGAAGTTTTCCTGCCCAAAATTATCTTTACAGTTGAAAAGAGGAAAGGGGAAAATGATgctctaattttttttaccagGTGAAAAAACTGTCCCACCTAGCTTAGCGCGCTCCTAGCAAACACAACAGTGTATTTttatctttccttttttttttacttccgTTTTCGCCCAGCACTTTGCAGGCAGTAACTTCACACACGGTATGTGCTATCGTTTTCAGTATAGGGGAGATCGGTTCACGACACACATGCATGACAAACAACCTgatgtagtagtagtagtactcGGCAAGAACATCTGCGGTGCCCACCATATTTGCAAATACAGAGCCGGTAGCTGGAGAATTTTAATTCGTATGGACATAGCAAAGGGTTGTAATTGTAATACAACATGCCATGAAATTAATTAGGCTACAAAGCACTGCAATATTGGTATTGCATTGTAGTTTTTTAACAGGACAAGCACAGTAGTACATTTGAAGAAAGGACACACATTAGGAAAGTGAGATGGTAGTGGTACACAACACGACGAACCCTGCTACAGAGAAGACTGTACTAAAAAGATGCCATCACTCTGTAGCCAATAATACCCAACAGCCTTTTACCTCAGTATCTTACCAACATATAAAAGGCGTAGATACTAATATACTATGTATAAATACGTATAATaatacatatatgtatatatatgctgGCTCCCGTACCGTGGCTGAAAAATATACCGCCACTCCTGGGAGCAGTTCACACCGAAAAGCCTTATTTGCCACAGTCAAACATGCCACATCTTCAGGTCAGGAGCATGCAAACCAGGTGCGTCGCTTCGCCGGTCCTCGAGAGATCAGAACACGATCCTGGTCTCGTCCGAGAAGAAGAACGCCGCCaggtcgtcggcgccgccgccgtcgctcgcctGCCTGCACAGCATCGGGCTCGCCGCCGTGTTCCACACCTCGGCACCTGCACACACATGCAGACTCAAGCCGTCATTCACATGCATTCTTCATATACTGTTGCTGGTCATATCACTGACCAGGAACATTCAGGTCACGATCAAGGTGATGCAATGGATCGGAGGAGCATCAAGTACCATTTGAGAAGGTGCTTGGGCAGGTTATCAAGCTGTCCCATCTCAGGTCGTGCTCCGCGACGCCCATCcccatgtcgccgccgccgccggtgaagaGCGAACGCGACTCGCTCGCGACCGCGGCGGGGAAGTCGTCGCCGATGAAAAACGCGTCGTGCGGGGACGGGTGGCTGTTGGGCACGAACAGGGGCGGGGGCAGCGGGCTCGACGGCAGCCCGGTggtggccgtcgccgtcgcgtctCCGCCGTACACGAGGGGGCTCTGCAGAATCATTGTGCGTTTTAGGCCGCGTTAAGACTTGCTCAGTCTGACATGGAAAGCAATAGTAGTAACACGAAGGAAagattcttcttttccttttctgtcTGTGGAAGAGTggctttctttgttttttttttgtttttttggacGAGTGGCGGCTCTGGAATTTGTACCTGGAACGTGTTGCTGATGTCCAGAGTAGGAGGCGGCGGGCTGGAATTGGTGGGTGTGAACGCGCTGAGCTGCTCGCTGCTGAAGAGGGACGAGCTGCTGGAGACCTTTACTCATCTGCCCTctcgcggcgccggccgcgttgCTGGCTCCTTTCGCCTTGGCCGCCGTCGGCTCCCCCTGCAGCAGCCCGGCCTCGTGTCTTTTGATCACTCGGCACAGCGCGTAAGCCCCCTGCAAGAAAACAACAATTCCATTCAGTTCAGCAATGGCCGGCCGTCGCCATGGCTGCAACATGGCAGCAGAACGAACGATGACTGCTCAATCGATCGGCAGGGCACGGGACGTACGATGAAGTTGCAGGCGCCGTGGGCGAGGTCCTGGCAGAGGCGGTACTCGTGCATGACCCAGTCGGTGCGCTCGCCGccgggggcgcggccgcggtAGAAGACGAGCGTCTTGCGGAGGCCGTAGACGCCGCCGTCGCAGGCGATGCGGCGGTCCTTGCCGGTGGCCTTCCAGTAGCCCGTGGCGGTGGCGCGGTTGGTGCGGGACCCGTTGGGGTACTTGCGGTCGCGGGGGCAGAAGAAGAACCACTCCAGGTCGCGCTTCGGCAGGAACGACTTCTCTGCAATAATGCATGCCTGTTAATAACTTAATCTAAAAAATGCCTGTTAATGATGTACTAATTATCGATTGTTTGAGGGAATGAGAATCTGCATAGTTTTCGGTTCTGAGGAACATGCATCATTGAAAAGGCGATACAAAGGACTTATCTGCAACCGGCCTAGCGCGAAAAAGGCCAGATGCCCGGGAGAAAAAAAACTAAGGACATGTCTTTTCACTTTGATTTCTCACtagctggggtgtttggatacaccccgctaaagtttagcacctatcacatcagatgtttggatgctaattagaagtattaaacataggctaattataaaactaattgcacaaatagagtctaattcgcgagacgaatctattaagcctaattagtccatgatttgacaatgtggtgctacagtaaccattgctaatgatggattaattaggcttaatagattcatctcgcgaattagtacagggttctgcaattagttttataattagctcatgtttagtccttctaattagcatccgaatattcgatgtgacactgctaaaatttagcacctagtatccaaacaccccaacaaGGAAACATTTTCCAGCAACTGAAAATTCACCGGACATGTTCCTTTCCTATTTACGCCACTTTACTTTGCAACTAGAAAAGACTTTGCTTTGCAACTAGAAAAGGCTAGTAAGTAGATCAAAAGAATTTGTCTTGCACCGCTGACATTTACTACCAAAACTCAACTCTGAAGGAGCATGCGGATGGCAACACAAGTGATGATGACGAACTACACGCACCTGGTAGCTCCCACGGCTCGGACTTGTAGAGGTCGATGACGGGGATGACCTCGAGCTCGATCTTGAGGTTGTCGACCTTGCGCTTGAGGTAGTATCCGACGAGCTCGTCGTCGGTGGGGTGGAAGCGGAACCCGGGCGGCAGAGTCATGGTGCCCATTATACTGATCGAAATGGTGGTTATATGAATCTACACACTTTGAGGTTGCTAAGCAACCAATTAAGGACAGGAAGAAGCAAATACTTATAATGCTACGGATGGAATGGAACACTAGCTAGCTGTAATTAAGAATGCCAACTGCCAGGCAAATATTTGAGGCAGAGGAGCAGGGGTGTCAATGGACGAGCAGGGAATATCTGTTGAAGATTTGGAAGATCCAGAAATAGAAGCTCTTCCTAGTGTGGAGACCcagcgggcaggcggcggcgctgaccAAGTCGATGCAGCCGGCGGACTCCAAGATCATCCTCAGGGCGATCAAATCCTAGCTAGCCAGATTATGCTACCAACAACCGGATTAAGGTCTACAACAACTGATGAAGACGTACGACAACAAGTGATCGATCCAGGCTTTAGTTAACCTGCCGAACCGGAACGCGGTGATGGAAGCTATGGAATCGTTGTGGAGGTGTGTGAGGGAGGGAGAGCGAAGGAAGCCGCGGCGTGGTGTCGTTTATATAGAGCGTTTAGCCAGGAGCAGGGGAGACGGGAAAGCGAGGGCGAGGCCGGCGCGCGGCGGTCGTAGGAGCGAAGCGATTCCAAGCGTCCACCGCGCCGTTGTCCCGCCCCCACGCTGCCGCCGGGAGCCGCATAACTGTTTCACACGTTTGTTTGTGGCGGCGAGATCGACCAGCGAAACCGCTTTGCTCTCTGCTCCAAGCCTATGGGTTTGTTGAGCTAAACCAGCAGACCAACGTGTCAAGCTGCCCTGAACTCTCTTTTTTTAATGGAAAACTGTCCTGAACTCCTGGCTGACTGACCAGGAGGCCCTGGCAGGTACGTGTCATGTCCTTGATCGACTGCTACTGCTTCTATGTACTTGaaaaaatagtaatttgggatggaggggcAGAAGCAACAGAAAATGGGCTactgttttgtttttttgaaaaattgttCCCTTTCTACTGTGATAGATGAATCTCGTGGTGACTTCTGTTTTGGCGTTTTACCATTCCGGGAAGGGTCGTGAGGCCTGTGGTTTTTGccgtgccgccggccgcctcacTCAAAAGCGCTAGTTTGTCTGTTCATATAAGAGCAAACCTTTTGGTTTGTCTATGTATTTATTCCGCGTCACGTAGATCCGTGCTTAGCCCGTCGTTAATCAGCGATCAAGTCGGCACACGACACGCCCGGGATGAGATAAGTTTCGTGCCCAGTTTCACTTGCTTGGTTTGTTTCACAGCTCGTGTTCAGACTAGCCAGCGCCGGATTTGATTAGTTAACTTAATCTTCAGCCGGATTATTACTCCGTGTTTCAACTAGTACATATAGGGGGCCTCCAGGTCCTTGGAGTCGGTCAGTATTTCCCTTTCTGGAAAGGAGATTAGGAGACTTGCACTGCTACCCTAGGCGGCTGGGTCCTTCAGTTTTACATGCATGGCCTCACTGGTCTcttggtttcttttcttttgagccGTGTTGTACTTCCGTACCCTGCATGCTTGACCTCACACACGATGGctgttctgatttctgaattGACCTCCCTCTCCTTAGTAGCTAGACTCCTGCTACTGCCATGATACACGCACGCACGCTTGGGCTCCTCCCTGCCGCGGAACCGTAACTCATGTGACTCCAAACGTGCAGCAGAATGGTTGACGCAACAACATATATATGAGTTGCTTTTAAAACAAATGGCATATTTGTTCGTGCAGAAAGGCCATGGAGAATAACAAGTTGACGGCAGATCGCATCAGGTCGACCGACCATCCACACCAATCATCAGTATCGGAACTAGGTTCCTTCACTTTACCGATGATCAAAATCAAACCTCACAAACCTCTTGCGCTCATTCATATTAACTCCACTCACAGAGTTGAGGCATGCAGCAATGGCTCTAGCACAATGAATGGCAGcttcttctgagttctgacatGAATCGTGCATTGCTTTGTTGCTTACTTCAATTATGTTGATTCGATATCCTACCGGCTGGTATACAACAAGCACAACAAAAAATTACAGTCGTTTTTACATGTAAAGTTAAGTACTCCCACAGTCCAAATTACTTATTCGTTTCGACTTTTTCAGATACAAAACTTTTGATTTGGGACTTTTCCGGATACAAAACTTTtgatttgggacggagggataACAGACAAACACATGTAGGCATGGTGATAtgctaggattttttttttgggatgcAGCTGCAGTTCATGTTGCATCTTCAATTCAGAGAACAACTAAAGGTGCTTATGAGTCACTCGTGACAAGCCATTATGCTTATCAGCATCGGAAAATGCATGTGAATCCTAGTCAGACAGCTGATTCTGAAACAGCTAGCTACATGCTCACAAGTCCACCGGAAAATGTGTTTTAAACCAGCCCAAATTGTACATGGACAGTTGATTCAGCCGTACGTACACCAGCTTTCAAACGGCTTTAGCTGCGGCGTGCAAAGTTATGTATTTTCAGTCCCGTTTCAGCCGTATGACCTGAATCTTGAAACCTTGTCCTGCCGACGCCCAAGTTGCTGAAACGCAAAGTAACGTACATGCATGCATCTAAACTTCTAAATAATAACAACGCGTTGGAGATGGTTGCACATTTGTCGCATTTACCATCTGATTCTTATTTTCCGAAAACCCTAATTCAAGTTAAGTGAGTCATCGAAGTTTCAGTACTTAGTTACTTACTGAACTGGGTCACTAGCGACAA encodes the following:
- the LOC101782817 gene encoding DAR GTPase 2, mitochondrial; this encodes MAAAAAEAVSRRLGAAVRDLSGAWYGRHMAAAERAIRTRLPLVDLVLEVRDARVPASSAFEPLRRRRPLDPDSLRVVVLNKADLADPSETEKWVAYVKKQGACPCIAVNSHNRESIKELLSVVQSRIWEIKHGQRDCTGTVLLVGIPNVGKSAIVNAMHQIGRIGAAEKGKLKHAIVSSHPGETRDISGYKVASHPNIYVLDTPGVLSPRFANDDSGPILALTGAIKGSFLEEYDIAHFLLAVVNSTHEYMKWENLNQVGDSSFYSGNANTSRSHNKKRQYVSDHTQDFIVKAVRQVLFETISSFKGDLRKEDEFRRLIDCQFTSLQEVFKVSIESSEDICKCVALKLLNLYRTGRLGHYTLDNVPDVVA
- the LOC101783508 gene encoding LOW QUALITY PROTEIN: NAC domain-containing protein 71-like (The sequence of the model RefSeq protein was modified relative to this genomic sequence to represent the inferred CDS: deleted 3 bases in 2 codons), translating into MGTMTLPPGFRFHPTDDELVGYYLKRKVDNLKIELEVIPVIDLYKSEPWELPEKSFLPKRDLEWFFFCPRDRKYPNGSRTNRATATGYWKATGKDRRIACDGGVYGLRKTLVFYRGRAPGGERTDWVMHEYRLCQDLAHGACNFIGAYALCRVIKRHEAGLLQGEPTAAKAKGASNAAGAARGQMSKVSSSSSLFSSEQLSAFTPTNSSPPPPTLDISNTFQSPLVYGGDATATATTGLPSSPLPPPLFVPNSHPSPHDAFFIGDDFPAAVASEAFALHRRRRRHGDGRRGARPEMGQLDNLPKHLLKWCRGVEHGGEPDAVQAGERRRRRRRPGGVLLLGRDQDRVLISRGPAKRRTWFACS